In one Saccharomyces eubayanus strain FM1318 chromosome VI, whole genome shotgun sequence genomic region, the following are encoded:
- the RIM15 gene encoding protein kinase RIM15 encodes MSNISADGPQVTQEGLGINRLSPISSNSNQSSLTSSNYEKYLQLATEKNPCTILELELDGKVRYASPQWRMLIGAAGSKCSSATYIADLILGSDRDKAVFKTATEMLLMNDDTSYMITFNIAAADGEGSATTTLEARGILIRDGHTQLPSHTMWIVKPRTNDWSDFYANEDAQDDMIIQLSDDCNDIDIQLPEEFVKTLGFGAKIFIQYLKRIRLEMITDEFNLPLPKMELCRVCENFVPVWWLETHSQSCVCEHRTESLIQLLHDNLIEQLAILTNFSKDSEYKGTQVQVRSSNFLNQVLDSLRELCQDSIDINPSEMVPDLYHSVSSFSQDNNNALLEQFPVQKDTVSLNSYFQFSPRTNHNIQNVTSWQSRFFLNDDQDPGLALLIHDTLDLARKKVDAVLRLDNAMTYSLKIKNEVNNYVVQLIREQIEINKHAALAHSINIRSSSLFHSPLPPTQAQQPEPETETLIYSSSTPIQAPHNRVTSFDTSYKSHLDLIPFPSAATRIGSSDDIRQSSPPPPTYTDTVMKLPKPQRKTNSGGLFSDAYLNADIIPNPNIESAISFDKDRNANANSSGASSRKPHNADDTAESRKINVDRPSSSSSSRLGIRSRSITPRQKMEYSHVNNDDRTNEFFVRDKDSLQSHPSTDTTVTSSAQTNTTGIKSNGNSSANSVLPKLMTSISLTPRRGSPLFGNLTSHSMQQTNSFKLIQEKSPISSPFTFSKDFLTPEQHPSNLARTDSINNTMLTSPNMPLSPLLLATNQTVKSPTPSIRDYDILKPISKGAYGSVYLARKKLTGDYFAIKVLRKSDMIAKNQVTNVKSERAIMMVQSDKPYVARLFASFQNKDNLFLVMEYLPGGDLATLIKMMGYLPDQWAKQYLTEIVVGVDDMHRNGIIHHDLKPENLLIDNAGHVKLTDFGLSRAGLIRRHKFIPHKSSLSISSNLPIDHQASSFTMNANNSNHSQLSTPDSFSSDHKSNNRSKKSSLGQQHDPSEHSSNSNSHSMTPTPSSNTIVYPSYYRGKDKSHGSSNLDLPASLRRSESQLSFSLLDISRSSTPPLPSLQNSNTNNIMRRKSLNENKFLSNDLLSLDATTTTNANTNSNNNTSMSPSPSDLALFYPDDTKQNKKFFGTPDYLAPETIEGRGEDNKQCDWWSVGCIFFELLLGYPPFHAETPDAVFKKILSGVIQWPEFKSQEEEEEFLTPEAKDLIQKLLVVDPSKRLGVNGIQEIKDQPYFKNVDWDHIYDEEASFVPTIDNPEDTDYFDLRGAELQDFGDDIDSDNGNIIYNRSSNNTDVSDLSSANLSLPLNHKNMLSRRLSMSNTTNRSTNNSNSSVHDFSTHTPVNKLSIASVLESVPQEAGYLTPSGTGTTTVSAKNSPNLKNLSLAIPPHMRDRRSSKLNDSQTEFGSFNFRNLSALDKANKDAINRLKSEHFSEQPGVHRRTSSASLMGSFSDGSVSTVGSIASNNTPSSKMKVHKPTISGSPSTFSSFPKTFLRSDSFSTRSYSPERSISIDSSTLSRKGSIIGDGQQATASSSDSPTMTKFKSPLSPANSTIPNSYISRQRVLSKSFSQRTNSSDLSAEESDRLQAISRVNSLRHRRRSGRKSSSTSEIGYHMDVLVCEPIPIHRYRVAKDLENLGCTVVSVGAGDELVSRATSGVSFDLIMTALKLPKLGAIDIVQLLKQTNGVNSTTPIVSITNYFQEAIASKAFDDVLEKPVNLDELKRLVAKYALKKSQEDEEHTILSDSDEMHL; translated from the coding sequence ATGTCCAATATTAGCGCTGATGGACCGCAGGTCACGCAGGAGGGACTCGGCATCAACAGGCTCTCCCCCATATCATCAAATTCGAACCAAAGTTCATTGACTTCCTCCAACTATGAAAAATACCTACAGCTAGCCACTGAGAAGAACCCTTGTACTATCCTGGAGCTCGAACTGGACGGAAAAGTGCGGTATGCCTCGCCGCAATGGAGGATGCTGATAGGGGCAGCCGGAAGCAAGTGCTCTTCCGCCACCTACATCGCAGACCTGATTCTCGGGTCTGATCGAGATAAAGCCGTCTTTAAAACGGCAACAGAAATGCTGCTTATGAACGACGACACCAGCTATATGATAACGTTCAATATCGCGGCTGCCGACGGCGAGGGCAGTGCCACAACGACCCTGGAGGCCCGCGGCATCCTGATCAGGGATGGCCACACGCAATTGCCCTCCCACACCATGTGGATAGTTAAGCCCCGTACGAACGACTGGTCCGACTTCTACGCCAACGAAGACGCACAGGATGACATGATCATCCAGCTCTCCGACGACTGTAACGACATCGACATCCAGCTTCCGGAGGAGTTCGTAAAGACCCTCGGGTTTGGCGCCAAGATCTTCATACAATACCTGAAAAGAATACGGCTGGAAATGATCACGGACGAATTCAACCTGCCCCTGCCCAAGATGGAACTTTGCCGGGTCTGTGAAAATTTCGTCCCCGTCTGGTGGCTGGAGACCCATTCGCAAAGTTGTGTTTGCGAGCATCGGACAGAATCACTGATACAACTGCTGCACGACAACCTCATTGAACAGTTGGCCATCCTGACCAATTTCAGCAAAGATTCCGAATATAAGGGCACGCAGGTCCAAGTACGCTCCAGTAACTTTCTGAACCAGGTCTTGGACTCCCTGAGGGAACTTTGCCAGGATTCTATAGACATAAACCCCAGCGAAATGGTCCCAGATCTCTACCACAGTGTCTCATCATTCTCCCAAGATAACAACAACGCTTTACTGGAACAATTTCCTGTCCAAAAGGACACAGTTAGTTTGAATTCATACTTTCAGTTCTCACCAAGAACGAATCAcaatattcaaaatgtCACGTCATGGCAATCCAGGTTTTTTCTCAATGATGATCAAGACCCAGGTCTAGCACTTTTGATTCACGATACTTTGGACCTGGCACGGAAAAAAGTGGATGCCGTTTTGAGGTTGGACAACGCAATGACCTATTCTCTAAAGATCAAAAACGAGGTTAACAATTACGTCGTCCAGTTGATTCGCgaacaaattgaaatcaaCAAGCACGCCGCTTTAGCTCACTCAATAAATATAAGGTCCTCGTCACTCTTTCATTCTCCTCTCCCTCCCACACAGGCTCAACAACCGGAACCGGAAACAGAAACTCTAATATATTCTTCCTCCACTCCCATACAGGCCCCACACAATCGAGTCACGTCTTTTGATACATCCTACAAATCACATTTGGATCTTATACCTTTCCCCTCGGCAGCCACCAGAATAGGCTCTAGCGACGACATTAGACAGTCTTCCCCACCGCCCCCCACGTACACCGATACCGTTATGAAATTGCCCAAACCTCAAAGGAAAACCAATTCTGGCGGGCTGTTCTCCGATGCCTACTTGAATGCCGACATCATACCGAACCCAAATATCGAATCCGCGATATCCTTTGATAAGGATCGTAACGCCAACGCCAACAGCAGCGGAGCTAGTAGCAGGAAGCCACACAATGCAGATGACACAGCAGAGTCTCGAAAAATTAACGTTGACAGACCatcctcttcctcctcttcgAGACTAGGAATAAGATCGAGATCCATAACGCCAAGGCAAAAAATGGAATACTCGCATGTAAATAACGACGACCGCACgaatgaattttttgtaaGAGACAAAGACTCTCTTCAGTCTCACCCCTCCACAGATACCACTGTAACATCATCTGCTCAAACAAACACAACAGGCATCAAATCCAACGGTAATAGTTCTGCAAACTCAGTATTGCCCAAACTAATGACAAGTATTTCGTTGACTCCAAGACGGGGTTCGCCATTATTCGGAAATTTAACGAGCCATTCTATGCAACAAACAAACAGTTTCAAATTAATTCAAGAGAAATCGCCAATATCTTCCCCATTCACATTCTCTAAGGATTTTTTAACCCCAGAACAGCATCCCTCCAATCTTGCTAGAACAGATAGCATCAACAACACAATGCTAACTTCACCAAATATGCCATTATCACCACTTTTATTGGCAACAAACCAAACCGTCAAATCACCGACACCAAGCATTAGGGATTATGACATTTTGAAGCCAATCAGTAAAGGTGCTTACGGTAGTGTTTATTTAGCACGCAAAAAACTTACAGGTGATTATTTTGCTATAAAGGTTCTAAGGAAATCTGATATGATTGCCAAAAACCAAGTAACAAATGTCAAATCTGAAAGAGCCATCATGATGGTACAAAGTGACAAGCCGTACGTTGCCAGACTATTTGCTAGTTTccaaaataaagataacTTATTTTTGGTGATGGAATATTTACCTGGTGGGGATTTAGCTACCTTGATCAAGATGATGGGATACTTGCCCGATCAATGGGCCAAACAATACTTGACCgaaattgttgttggtgtgGATGACATGCACAGAAATGGAATCATTCATCATGATTTGAAACCTGAAAATCTGTTAATTGATAATGCAGGTCATGTAAAATTAACAGATTTTGGTTTATCGAGAGCTGGTTTAATCCGGCGTCACAAGTTTATCCCGCATAAGTCGTCCCTYAGCATTAGTTCGAATTTACCAATTGATCACCAAGCAAGCAGTTTTACTATGAATGCTAACAATAGCAACCATTCACAATTATCCACCCCGGATAGTTTCTCGTCTGATCACAAATCAAACAACAGAAGCAAGAAGTCATCATTAGGCCAACAACACGATCCCTCTGAACATTCAAGTAATTCCAATTCCCACTCAATGACACCAACACCCAGTTCAAACACTATTGTTTATCCTTCTTACTACAGAGGGAAGGACAAATCTCACGGAAGTTCAAATCTTGATCTTCCTGCGTCTTTAAGAAGAAGCGAATCTCAATTGTCATTCTCTCTGCTTGACATTTCACGTTCTAGTACCCCTCCTTTACCAAGTCTTCAAAATTCGAATACTAACAATATcatgagaagaaaatcacTGAATGAGAACAAATTCCTCTCTAATGATTTATTATCTCTAGATGCAACCACAACCACTAATGCTAATACCAATTCGAATAATAACACCTCTATGTCACCATCGCCTTCAGATTTGGCCTTGTTCTATCCTGATGACACTAAacagaataaaaaatttttcggGACTCCAGATTATTTGGCACCCGAGACCATTGAAGGTAGAGGAGAAGATAATAAGCAATGTGACTGGTGGTCGGTTggttgtattttttttgaattgcTTCTAGGCTATCCTCCGTTTCATGCAGAAACGCCAGATGctgtttttaaaaaaatcctATCAGGAGTTATTCAATGGCCAGAATTCAAAagtcaagaagaagaagaagaatttttaacaCCAGAAGCAAAAGACCTGATCCAGAAGTTACTAGTTGTTGATCCTTCCAAAAGACTAGGCGTTAATGGGATacaagaaatcaaagatcAGCcttatttcaaaaacgtAGATTGGGATCACATTTACGATGAAGAAGCCTCTTTTGTCCCTACTATAGATAATCCAGAAGATACAGATTATTTTGACCTGAGAGGCGCCGAGCTGCAAGATTTTGGGGATGATATTGATAGTGATAATGGAAACATTATTTACAATAGAAGTAGTAACAACACCGATGTCTCCGATCTATCTTCGGCCAACCTCTCGCTGCCATTGAATCATAAGAATATGTTATCCCGGAGACTATCGATGAGTAATACCACTAATAGAAGCACAAACAATTCCAATAGTAGTGTTCATGATTTTAGTACACATACCCCAGTTAATAAATTGAGTATTGCTTCTGTATTGGAATCAGTACCGCAAGAAGCTGGATATCTCACACCGAGTGGAACAGGTACGACTACAGTTAGTGCCAAAAATTCCCCCAATCTGAAGAACTTATCGTTGGCCATACCGCCACATATGAGGGACCGCAGATCGAGCAAGTTGAATGATTCACAAACAGAGTTTGGgtctttcaatttcagaaaTCTGTCTGCTTTAGACAAAGCCAATAAAGATGCCATTAATAGGCTGAAAAGTGAACATTTTTCTGAACAACCTGGAGTGCATAGGCGAACTTCTTCTGCGTCTTTGATGGGATCGTTTTCGGATGGTTCCGTATCAACCGTAGGGAGTATTGCTTCGAATAACACACCAAGTAGTAAAATGAAAGTACACAAACCCACAATATCGGGTTCTCCTTCAACATTTAGCTCTTTCCccaaaacttttttgaGATCAGATTCATTTTCTACCAGATCATATTCTCCTGAACGAAGCATTAGTATTGATTCATCAACGTTGTCGAGGAAGGGGAGTATAATTGGAGATGGTCAACAAGCAACTGCAAGTAGTTCGGATTCGCCTACGATGACTAAATTCAAATCGCCATTATCTCCCGCTAACAGTACGATACCAAATTCATATATTTCAAGGCAGCGAGTTCTatcaaaaagtttttcacAACGAACTAATTCCAGTGATTTGTCTGCAGAGGAAAGTGATAGATTACAAGCTATTTCAAGAGTCAATTCTTTAAGACACAGAAGGCGTAGTGGCCGTAAAAGCTCCAGTACTTCCGAGATTGGATATCATATGGATGTTCTTGTCTGTGAACCTATTCCGATCCATAGGTACCGTGTTGCTAAAGACCTAGAAAATCTGGGTTGTACTGTCGTTAGCGTTGGTGCTGGTGATGAACTAGTTAGTAGAGCCACCAGCGGTGTAAGTTTTGATTTAATTATGACAGCCTTAAAACTCCCAAAGCTTGGTGCAATCGACATTGTTCAACTGCTTAAGCAAACAAATGGTGTTAATTCGACGACACCAATTGTGTCCATTACAAATTACTTTCAAGAAGCAATAGCTAGTAAAGCTTTCGATGATGTTTTAGAAAAACCAGTAAATCttgatgaattgaaaagattagTTGCCAAGTatgcattgaaaaaatcgcAAGAGGATGAAGAGCATACAATTCTGAGTGATTCAGATGAGATGcatttataa
- the HAC1 gene encoding transcription factor HAC1, whose protein sequence is MEMTDFELTSDSQSNLAIPSNFKSTLPPRKRAKTKEEKEQRRIERILRNRRAAHQSREKKRLHLQYLEKKCSLLESLLSNVDLEKLAEHEDVLACSRDAFVAHLDEYRDFQCSRDTLMDARTSSHSSSDTFTPSPLNCTLEPATLSPKSMRDSSSDQETSWELQMFKTENIQEPATLPAADDNNLFHTAASPLVDPLCGEIAENSLPFDNSIDLDNWRNPAVITMTRKLH, encoded by the coding sequence ATGGAAATGACTGATTTTGAACTCACTAGCGATTCGCAATCGAACTTAGCTATCCCATCCAACTTCAAATCGACTCTGCCCCCTAGGAAAAGAGCCAAGAcgaaagaggaaaaggaacagCGGAGAATCGAGCGGATTTTGAGAAACAGAAGAGCGGCTCACCAGAGcagagaaaagaagagactGCATCTGCAGTACCTCGAGAAGAAGTGCTCCCTCCTGGAGAGCTTGCTGAGTAACGTCGACCTCGAGAAACTGGCCGAGCACGAAGACGTGTTGGCCTGCAGCCGCGACGCCTTCGTCGCCCACCTCGACGAGTACAGGGACTTCCAGTGCTCGCGGGACACGTTGATGGACGCCCGTACCAGCTCACACTCGTCTTCTGACACTTTCACACCTTCGCCATTGAACTGCACGCTCGAGCCTGCGACACTGTCGCCCAAGAGCATGCGCGACTCCTCGTCGGACCAAGAGACCTCGTGGGAGCTGCAGATGTTCAAGACGGAGAACATACAAGAACCTGCCACACTACCTGCCGCAGACGATAACAACCTGTTTCACACGGCGGCTTCACCGCTCGTGGACCCGCTCTGCGGCGAGATAGCAGAGAATAGTCTGCCCTTTGACAATTCAATTGACCTTGACAATTGGCGTAATCCAGCCGTGATTACGATGACCAGGAAACTGCACTGA